From a region of the Castanea sativa cultivar Marrone di Chiusa Pesio chromosome 10, ASM4071231v1 genome:
- the LOC142614060 gene encoding uncharacterized protein LOC142614060, with protein MSSMLTADDYADLGNHSTEAMGETGLFTLAQAMVMMKGLLGRCLNHETSMDRLRKKGKTMEDELHELKTYKINMDRKLKCSEQVREEVEKENGHLREILKDKEKQLTETTSKLHNAKEMAILEYRDSELLLTELGSSFADGFDDAIRQVKSSYPDLDVSHISIDAQGQTLAQSVRSESTEEVFAVAAPADEGEVPPPSQPNDGPMVENSPPKDE; from the exons ATGTCGTCTATGCTGACAGCTGACGACTATGCAGACCTTGGCAACCATTCAacggaggcgatgggtgagacgggtcttttcacccttgcacag gccatggtgatgatgaaagggcttcttggccgttgtctcaatcacgAGACATCTATGGACCGTCTGAGAAAGAAAGgcaagacgatggaggatgaaCTGCACGAGttgaagacctacaagatcaatatggacagaaagctcaaatgcTCGGAGCAGGTCAGAGAGGAGGTGGAAAAGGAGAACGGGCATCTTCGTGAGATAttgaaggacaaggagaagcaGCTGACGGAGACAACATCCAAGCTTCACAACGCGAAGGAGATGGCCATTCTAGAATACCGGGATTCTGAACTCCTTCTGACGGAGCTggggagctcctttgctgacgggttcgatgacgccatccgtcaggtgaagtcatCGTACCCTGACCTGGACGTATCCCATATATCCATTGACGCCCAAGGGCAAACGCTTGCACAATCCGTCCGTTCAGAAAGTACAGAAGAAGTATTTGCCGTCGCTGCTCCAGCCGACGAAGGCGAAGTTCCACCTCCTAGCCAGCCAAATGACGGTCCAATGGTCGAGAACTCTCCTCCTAAGGATGAATAG